The nucleotide sequence aactagcctattgcaAATGTGCTGTTTACTTCGCTAGATTTTGAATCAGCATCTAGCATTCTATGCACATTCATGGATCACTTGATTTACATTGCTATCTTTGATTGTGAAGTACCACTTATTGGACAACACATACCGATTCGTTCATGACTACCATGTATGACTACTATGTATGACTACTCGTAGATATTATAGATAACATAGACAGCATATTTGaggagttgaggaggtcagataggcagtcgcttcttgtaaagcactggtactcagctgaatccggttagaatggaagccgaccccaacatagttgggaaaaggctaggaggatgatgatagacAGCATATTTCTAGTTTTGAAAACTTGTAGACAATAATGACAAATTGTTACagtatgtaagtacctaatgttagactatagttcggccattcagagaatgcgttcctgacacgtcgcgattgaactgacgacgtaactacattcattgattattgatataataatgttgttttaatgctcctcaattgttaaaacggtaaacaaccagcaaaaatatttttatcgtaactgcaacgccattgcaaagttacgtcgtcagttcaatcgcgacgtgtcaggaacgcattctctgaatggccgaacttatagtgCTGTTGACAGCTGCGGGCTCGTCAGCATGAATGGCTTTCATCGCatcattaaaaacatttcatgGCGATGTGAACTCCTGTTTCTAATGATAATACATCTATGTCTACGGTTCTAAATGTAAAAGCGTCAAATTATGTTTGTATCGCATTTGCAGATCAATAAActaagtagcgccagttacagaaaagatgagaagtagaagattgtcgtggtatgggcatgtaatgaggagggatgatacgcatgcaacaaagtgtgtgctaagtatgaatgtagatggatggagaggaagaggaagacctaagaaaagatggatggattgcctgaaagatgatatgaataggaagggagtgagtgtcagtatgacgagtgacaggggaaatggaagaaaatgacatattgcgccgaccccaagtaaaatttgggaacagggtaggagaaagaagaagaagaaactaAATCTACGACTATTATCATGAAGTATTCTAAAAACATGTCAGCCTTGTCAGCTAtactgtatttaaatattttccgtTTTCCTtgcatttaaataacttttgaatCACCTGTACCTGTCATACCTACTTTTCagaaaatctaaacaaattgttttattttttctgaaacatATTTCCATTAAACTGTGTTTCAGGAAAAATTATGAGTCAAGAAAGTGAACTTAGGCATCATTGTCTTTCTTTTTAAGTCtctttaacaaaactcaaaatatttcccTTGACTCATATCCGTATATTCAGAATTTGACCAAATCACAACGTATTTATAAATGTGACGAAGTTCAAATGAATCCTTATGATTCCATTGATTAGCGCTGGTGTGTCAACATTGTTCGCAAACCACGCCAGTAACATTACAGACACCATTTGTTCCGACCAAGGGCTGCCATTAGGGGTGCGGTAAAACCTTCATTATGCATACTCAAACGTTCCTCAGAAAATATATTGACTACGGCGAATTTCGGGAGACATACCTACATGAGTGATAGTGTATTTAGTTGCTATCAATAtttaactttgattttgaattCTTACGTTAGCTGTTCGGTGCTGGCAGGTGAATCGCGTCCATCGTCCCGTGCGTCAGGCACTCCATGAGAACCACTCATGCAATAAACAATAACTCACTTTGTACACAAAAGAATTCACTAAACACACCCGTAGACCGGACACTATAACATTTTATCCGTGGACGATTCGTTGAAATTATAAATACGTGTAGTGACGTGAGAATGAGATTTTCCGGTTGTTTTATGAGACGAGGCGCGCTCCCCGAGCGTTCGCCATGTTGATTTGGAAGGGCGATTCGCGCGCGCGCCAATTGCAATTGTGTGTTGCCATCAATTGTTAGTCTCCctttttataggtatttttaattaaattgatgatATGCAGATTTTTCTATGGTCATTACATTTCAATATGTCAATTAGAACTGATAATTTATAGAATGTACACAATATTCCAAAAACATCTATTAAAGctaattttcttattatataTGCAAAAGTAATACACTCATCCTCCAAAAGAACTCCTGAAACAAcatctttttgttttaatatttttcctctTGAAGTGTAATAAAACTGATAAGTACCTACAGACAATCACATTACAATCTCTCTTTACTTTTCACATACATTTTCAGCGCCATACTGTACATACTACTGTACATACAAACACAAAAGAACTCAATAAAACATATCAACCAGGGGTAAATAAATTTCTACGCTTGCAACACTTCAACGCATGCGCCGTAGACCGCCACTGCAATACGACGCTGTAGCACCATGCGCCTATTTTTATTTCCGTGCGATTTCCCATCACACGCGACCGGCGACTCACCTGTCCGTCAAAATTCAAGAAAATATTGCTTAAAACCACCTCAATTTACAAAAAGGTAATAGAATACGTAAGTTTTGGTTACAAAGAGCTGTTTTTACAGCGTATGTGGTATTCAATTTACTAGATTTGGTTTAAAGGGACCCTTAGACGTTAACATCGATTGGGGTAAGGTTAGGCCTAGCGAGACTCGAACTGTGTTACTTAATACTGGACAATGAAACAAAGAACTTAACGCTGTGTATTAATTTTGCGCTGCTAGTTAGAATTTTTAGTTAAGGATAAGAATTTCTACGAACCCGATTTAGCACGAAAACGTATATAGAGTTATGTGTATACTGATACGTCACGCAAATATAGTCGACATTTTCTATATTGGTTGAAAAAAAGTTGACACTAATGTTAAGGGTTAATGAggtgatattttattgtatggAATATTGAATTCAATGTGTctgctatttaaatattatttttaatattttcccaAAATATTTCTGAGAAAAGAACATGAACGATGTATTTTTCGTATGAATAGGCTTGCAAGAACCGGCACTTTGGAAATAGGTCACAAAATTGTGGCAACCAAGAGGACTCTGACCTCTGATGACCCCTACATCTGCGGTCTCTAGAGGCTAGAGTGCACACGCagtttgaattttgaatttagaactagTTTCTATCATGCCATCACTATTGTTTCTGGACGTTTCCATACAGGTTTGACCTATTTTCTTTTTACACAATATACTTTTTCCTTTATTCGGAAAGAAGGTTCCTATCTTAGGAGCCCTAACCACCTGTAGCTTTACCTTAATCCCTTTCGAGCTAAACTTCACAAAAGTTACAGATAAGTTCTGACTTTCATCAAGTATAACAACTTCTGAATAAtgcttcatttaatttaatttgatttcttGCATTCAGTGATCGAAATAAAAGACTTGCATAATAACACTATACAAAAcgagaatttttatttaattataaatagatGACATGTAAAACATTATGTTGAGTTGATTGACATAAGAAGTTAgttctatttattaaaaactgagTAGTTTAGGAAGTTTTTAATCTTCCGACGATTCGGAAGACTGGCTGGATTCGGAGGAGCTGCTTGAttcagaagaagaagaagaagaagaagagctGGATTCAGAGGATTCCTCGGGAGACTCAGAGGtggcatcatcatcctcctcggGGGCTGGGGTAGTGGCGACGtcttcctcatcatcatcatcatcatcatcttcaggGGCAGTGGTGGTAGCTTCTTCCGACTCAGGAGCAGCAGTGGTGACTTCCTCAGATTCAGGTTCGGTGGTTGTGACTTCCTCAGACTCGGGAGCCGCGGTGGTGGTGGCAGGCTCTTCGTAGTCCCAGTCGAAGTTGATGCCGGTCAACTGTTCAAACCATTCGTGGTAGAAACCGGGGCGGACGAAACCTgaaattgaagattttttaataaataccaTCAATCAATCGACTTTAATTCTCAAAACTCGATGTATTCCAAAATAGATCGTATTACTTATAGTAATAACTATTTTggaatatacaaggtgttgatttgcatttgtgccatagttcaggaggaggacataaagtacgtaaataatcgattggaattacagtagacgggaaatagctaatatgcactgctttttttgtcattgtaatgtcgtagtatttcagaagtaatccaattttatgaatgaaatttacgaatgatcgttgcgtattctttgtgtttgcgtttgtgtgagggcgcagcacggttttaaggccagtaacacacacgccaagtttaaatacggctagatgacatagacggaattcggaaaaaaaataattaaaaaaaaattacgtaccaattttttggttgatttgggtcgagaatcattagcataattacgtccttgactatggcacggatgcaaatcaacagcttgtatagattttagaaaattttTCTTTAGTAACAACAGCTACCAGTGTAAAATGTATCAAAACTAAATTAAGCCATGGACGGCAAAATATAAAATGCTAAAATATAGAGGAAAGTTCCAGAATATATGCTTACCAGCAGGGAAATCAGTGTGGCAACCAGTTCCGGAGACGAAGGAGGTGACTCCAACTTGGGAGACTTTGCCGTCGATGTCGATTGTGGTCAGAGGGCCACCGCTGTCACCCTGgataaattaacaatatttttagtaagtacaaaaaaaaagccAAAGAGGTTTCGCGAGTCTTACTGGCGAAATAGGTTATCaacataacatttaaaaaaagaactttcAATATTATATAAAGTTTTAATCTATTTTCGTGGCGTTTTAAGAGATCCAAATATGTCTGATTGTTGACGATTTTTTAGTAAGTCATTTCCAAGTTCTGAGAAATGTAGTAGACAACAGTATTCCTGTTACCTGGCAAGTAGACTGGCTGGTAACGTTGTAGCCCCTGGCACAGATGGTGGAGGCCTGGATGATGCTGCTGCCTCCGAAGGCGGCTAAGCAGTCGGCGTTGGTCGTGATGCGAAGGTACACCCAGTTGAGGTTCTCGGGAGAAGAGCCTGAATAGTTATAATGACATAAACAGTGTTTACGAGGATATTTTTAGGGGgtagataaaaaacaaaaggttTATGCTTTAAAtgcggccctagtacataaaaggcctatgaaggaacatgatgggttttagtcagtaagagtctgacactccctcaccgctgctaacccagaGCAGGAGGAGTCATTAGACGATTTCCCATCGGTGTAGATATACCTATGTTAAAAGAATTCATCTATATAGTAAGGTAGGTAAATCAGTGTTACGGGTTTCATGAAATAAAAGGTAATGGATTATCGATTATCTTAGAAGGAAGTATATTTACCTCCAGTCCAGGTACGTCCCCAGCCGCTGGCGACAGCCTGAGCGTTCTCATACACGTCATCCTTACCAGCTGTCCTCTGCAGCCTGATGGGTTGGATGGTGTCTATAACatagagataaaaataaattagaactaTACCATACAGCCACATAAAGTGTCAGTTAACTGTCTGATAGTTTGTGCCAGATAAAGGCACCTCATAATTTCTGCCAGGTATTGCTATTTAAGACCTGTGACACTTATAGTTTATCGGTCAAATAGTTTCCAATAGGCTATATCAGAGACTTTAACAGTAACCGTCACTTTATTTTCAGTATCCGATAAACTGGCCATAAGTATGTTGAAATATAGATCACACAACAGTTGGTAAAAGACATTTTTCATAGACTGACAAGAATACTGATATCAATACTACGGAGACAGAGTAGGTACGATGATGGTCTTACCACTGAAAACGAGAGCCCTGCCGAACTCAAGGAGACCAATGTCATTGGGCTGCACGATCCACGCGAAAGCTTCGTTGTAAAGGGGGTGGTTGTAGTACTTCTCAGTTTCAAAGATGGCTGACGGCTGAGTGAGGTTCACAGTACCAGCGCGGATGACGATCGTGACACGTCTAcggaaaaacaaaaacaagtctTGAGGCACTTACGTCTATGTATATCAACTCAAGTTGCCAGGTGGCAAAAGTAGGGTCAATGCAATATACTGTTTTGATGATTTCTTGAATTAATCGGTTAAGATTGCAGAGAAGTTTCCGTGCGCGGTTTACGCGCGTTCCGAGGGATGCCTTCCCGTACGGATGACGTATAGGGATTAAAACTAACCCATGTCCTTTCCACGGGTCCCCACCAAGCGTAACTAACACAACCCTTTGTTGTATGCTTAAGTAGGTATCTAGATTGTCAATAAACTGACCCAGCAGTGCAGTGAGCGGCAGTCAAACCCCACTGGGAGTGGATGATGGTGCCTCCGCAGGATGACACGTCACCTCCCGGGCTCACCATACGGAGCGACAGCTGATGAGGAAGCTGACCCACCTCGGCCTCCCATCCTGACACGATACGGGATGGACCTATTGGGAGAAAATGTCAATATCATCAAACTGCTCATATTTTACTATcttatactttattttttttttatactatcTTCCGTccacggcttcgcccgcatagagttcggttatatcgtgtttccaagagaattcttcaaaagtccgggataaaaactattctatgttctttctcaaggtcaactctatctctgtaccaaattatttaaatcagttcagtggtttagacgtgaaagcgtaacagacagacagacagagttactttcacaaaCGATATGAAGTAGTGTTTCAAATTACGTTCAGAAAGTTTTTAGCTATTGTCTTCAGGGTTGTAAGTTTTCTAACCGTgataggttttttttaatgtatcaCGGCTTGTGATACAAGTTGCAGATAGGTAAAGTTTACATAAATTGGTATATCAAATTAAGCAGGGCGGCATTTGACTGAtgacaacttaaaaaaaatacttttttattaattatgaattatgtATCTTATTTGGCAGTTCATCTAAGATTTCGATGACTTGTAAGATATAAGGATAACACTCTATAAGAACGTGTTGTACACATGTTGATAAGTATGATACGATAAGATCAGTCTGCCGTCTCTAATTTTTAATTAAGGACATAATTACAACTAATAAATGAATAGTTATTAGTCAATAAGATAAGTAAAAACCTAAATGGCTTACCTCTAGCAACTTCAGGGAAGGTTAAACTGGGCTCAGCCAGCACCTGAAAGTTTTAATTAAGCTTTTAGATTCTGAAAAACAATCATAGTTAACCGGTTACAACACACAAACCTTTGAAATGAAATAGCAAGggccacttaaaaaaaaatccgaagCTTGGCTTCAGAGTTCAGAAACGTATAAATAAAagattagtaaataaaaacccTTATCGCAGTTTGGCCGCTTCTTAAAACTTTAAGCTTTTACGTTAGGTACGCCTAATGaagtcgatttttttttaagatagacAAAGCGGTGGAttacaattaacaaaattaaaagacCGCGTAATATCATCACGACCTAGTTTAGATAATTTTGTCATTCGAAAACTTAGTCGCTTGGGACCTGAAATTCTTTGGTCCTGTACTATAAGGATCCCGGCCAATAACCACGAAATAATTTCGGAAAACCGGCACCTACAGAAAAATCGACGGATACCCGCGATGCTGCACTACTTATGAAGGTGCAATGCTAACCATCACTTTTCAAGAATCCTAAAGGTGCGTTATACTATCGTACTAAATACTACATTATACTACCTCAAAGGAACCAAAAATGTTTGCTTGGTAAAAACGCCTACGGCAATCATCATTCGACTAAACAGTTTTCTAAACGAAAATTTTAACACAGCACTTTTCCTACCTACCCAAATGCTTCCAAAACGAAGTTATTGCACATCACATTAACCACACATTCAACCCTTATAATGTTCATGAAATATTTACCGTGGTGCCAGCAACAGCCAACAAAAATACTGCACCCCACATCGCCATTTTGTCTTCAACTAActaattaaattgaatattctTTTAGCTTATATTAATTCAGGGACGGGAATGAATTGATAAAACAATGATTATATGATAACAAATTAATTGTAATCTTAGTAATCCTATGCTGTTTGCGTAACTGATACCTACGTTTTGGATTTAGCCAGATTATAACGGTGTTCGATATTTTTGTGCAgattatgattatgataattACTATGACGTCCTTAATTCGTGTTATTGTGTCAGAGGGTTAACGTTCTGTCaaaaaaattattcaaattaaagaaaccCCTGACTCAAATCTTTTATTTCAGACTTTGCGGCGTTTTTACCCAGACGGATTTCATAAACCATTTCTATAGCAACTGGTTCATCCACACCGCATTTCAGTTGAAACAACATTAAGCAACACAGTTACATTAGGTAAATATCAGTAACTTTTTGCCGACGGATATTGCTGAATCTGAAGAGTACGGATGATCGGAGTCGGATGGCGATCACATTGgtttttaactttaactattttcaaatcggttctattttttttaggcATAGCAAGGTAtgccttttttttgtttcagctgaggaaaatgcaTACACACACtgcccggggagacggtgaggttatgtggggcttgcacccactaaaaacctcagcttttgtgccgtcttctagagaggggccacgagaaccaaagacgactttcgtaAATAGCAAGGTAGGCCTGCCGTAGTTGGTTTATTGTAAGgatttaaatcaatttttagGCAACTTGTAGTAAAAAAGACATAATAAAACCACAGTTCAAGAGAactgtttaatttattcattaaattAGTTTTCTGAGAACATCACGTGCCGAAATAACGAAGTTGAAAACACGTGTCATATTATCAACTCCACTTGAGTTGAACGATGGCTCAAAATTTCGACAAGAGTCCGTTTATTCATCAGATTCATTAGATTCTGATGAGGAAGATTCCGAGGATTGTGATGACTCCGAAGACTCTGACGATTCAGAAGATTCGGAGGACTCAGGAGCCTCGGGAGACTCCGGGGCCTCGGGTGACTCCGGGGCTTCGGGAGAGTCCGGGAGCTCGGGAGATTCATCTTCGGGAGAATCTGGGACCTCGGGAGATTCCTCTTCGGGAGAATCTGGGACTTCGGGGGAGTCTGGGACTTCGGGGGAGTCTGGGACCTCGGGAGACTCCTCTTCGGGGGAGTCTGGGACCTCGGGAGATTCTTCTTCGGGAGAGTCTGGGACCTCGGGAGATTCCTCTTCAGGAGAATCTGGGACTTCGGGAGAGTCTGGAACCTCGGGGGAGTCTGGGACCTCGGGAGATTCATCTTCGGGACCCTCAGTAGTCGGCTCAGGTGCCTCAGTAGGAGCAGCGTAATCCCAGTCGAAGTCAATACCAGTCACTTGGGTGAACCAGGCGTGGTAGTGGCCGGGGCGGATAAACcctagtaaaagaaataagtttttattttcatgaaacaatacatcatcaaatcaataaaacaagttattttgattatgaataaaaagaaaatactcgTATTATGTTTACTTATTTGAAAATGGGAAAGACAAACCCTTTTTTTCTTTCTGAATTATGCAAAACTGAATCTTTATTTTGCTACAATAATGTGAGTGATATACACTCCTTGAGTTCTAGTACACATTATTGCAGTAAAGTAAAGATGTAGACAATTTAAAGTATATTCCACCAACTTTTGAAGGACCCTTTACTCACCAGAGGGTTGACCAACGTGGCAACCGTAGTAAGAGACGAAGGAGGTGACTCCAACCTGAGTGATGAGGCCATCTTCGTCAATGTTGGTCAGAGGGCCACCGCTGTCACCCTGTCAAAAAAAAGATCACTGTGAGACATCAGCAATATTCCAGGTACTAGTCTGTAAGTCAATATCGCGGTGCAATCTTCACGTCGAAagccgtggtggcctagtcggtaaagaaccaacctctcgagtatgagtgtgtgggttcaattctaggtcaggcaagtaccaatgcaacttttctaagtttgtatgtactttctaagcatatcttggacgccaatggctgataaaaaggtgaaggaaaacatcttgaggaaacctggacta is from Helicoverpa zea isolate HzStark_Cry1AcR chromosome 19, ilHelZeax1.1, whole genome shotgun sequence and encodes:
- the LOC124639527 gene encoding collagenase-like, encoding MAMWGAVFLLAVAGTTVLAEPSLTFPEVARGPSRIVSGWEAEVGQLPHQLSLRMVSPGGDVSSCGGTIIHSQWGLTAAHCTAGRVTIVIRAGTVNLTQPSAIFETEKYYNHPLYNEAFAWIVQPNDIGLLEFGRALVFSDTIQPIRLQRTAGKDDVYENAQAVASGWGRTWTGGSSPENLNWVYLRITTNADCLAAFGGSSIIQASTICARGYNVTSQSTCQGDSGGPLTTIDIDGKVSQVGVTSFVSGTGCHTDFPAGFVRPGFYHEWFEQLTGINFDWDYEEPATTTAAPESEEVTTTEPESEEVTTAAPESEEATTTAPEDDDDDDDEEDVATTPAPEEDDDATSESPEESSESSSSSSSSSSESSSSSESSQSSESSED